In Bacteroides sp., the DNA window AAACGCCTGGAAACGGCAGGTCCCAAAGCCAGTATTTAAACATTTTTTTCTAAACCCCGGCAGCTTACCGGTTCCAATAACACCTCTCTGCTTGCACCAGACGGAATCCCTGCTGCCGGGTTTTTTAAGCCCAGAAGGCCCATCTTACGGTCTAACCCAAAGAATTTATACCTCTTATATTCATTTTTTATGTAATTTCCTTGCGAATGATTCAGAAAATCGTATTTTTGAATGTTAATTTTTTCATTATCAATTAATTTTTGTGTTATGGAAACCGGGATTGTTAAGTTTTTTAATGAGAAGAAGGGGTATGGTTTTATTGTTGATGACAAAACCGAAAAAGATGTTTTCGTTCACCACACTGGCCTATTAGACCCAATCACTAACGACGACAAAGTCACTTTCGAGATCGCGGAGGACGAAAGAGGAAAAAAAGCGGTGAACGTCAAAAAAGCCTGAAGTTTCATTGAAAAACTTGGAAAACCCCGCCTCCTAAAAGCGGGGTTTTTTTATGCCCGGAAAGGCCTTATGCATTTAAGTTTTGCCCAACCAATGATTTCCTATCCCATAATTACCTTTTTTCAAAACTCCTGTCGTTAGAAATGGCAAGAAAAAAGAGTTTTCTATCTTTCCTAACAA includes these proteins:
- a CDS encoding cold shock domain-containing protein, with translation METGIVKFFNEKKGYGFIVDDKTEKDVFVHHTGLLDPITNDDKVTFEIAEDERGKKAVNVKKA